A single genomic interval of Tsukamurella paurometabola harbors:
- a CDS encoding NlpC/P60 family protein yields the protein MVNQHRWASGMQRAAAVTIVAAIVVGGADPAWARHVGDDPRAGHSVAVVPSLIVRLADFDQQIAALQNDVDIRRQSVNKAVIDVALAADAARAATNAVVVADREAVASDQAVDAAQRRLDEMLRAAYMQGNTSGGVADALTAPDGQTAVDRTAVLRRVAAAQAGTVTGLNDARRRARSSRDAARIAKISADAAAGAAADRRTRAQGSVAQTLEALRSATDQRRRLDLRRQTAARALAEAKAKSGDAAGQQRIYDQYVVSEQQTVTVPSSQPAPAPAAPPNASTPVAAPSAAPAVSAPGGPPSAATAASSLLGQLSNLFGFTPQPQTASQVPAQAAAQVPAIQAPVAPVSVASMSGKQMIDTVIARGLSVVGTRYSWGGGDINGPTVGVRDGGVADTFRDFENPGFDCSGLTLFAFAAVGIKLPHYSGYQYNIGKKVPLAEIKRGDLIFFGPNASQHEALYLGDNQMLEAPESGSTVKVSPLRTDGAMPYVVRLINS from the coding sequence GTGGTGAATCAGCATCGATGGGCGTCTGGAATGCAGCGGGCGGCGGCGGTGACGATCGTGGCTGCGATCGTGGTCGGCGGAGCGGATCCTGCGTGGGCGCGGCACGTGGGAGACGACCCTCGAGCAGGTCACTCGGTCGCGGTGGTTCCTTCGTTGATCGTGCGCCTTGCGGACTTTGATCAGCAGATCGCGGCTTTGCAGAACGACGTTGACATTCGGCGGCAGTCGGTGAACAAGGCGGTGATCGACGTGGCGTTGGCCGCCGACGCTGCGCGGGCCGCGACGAATGCAGTAGTAGTTGCGGATCGGGAGGCCGTGGCTTCCGACCAGGCAGTGGATGCTGCTCAGCGCAGGCTCGATGAGATGCTCCGCGCCGCCTACATGCAGGGGAACACCTCGGGCGGGGTCGCGGATGCTCTGACCGCCCCGGATGGGCAGACGGCGGTAGACCGCACTGCGGTTCTTCGGCGCGTTGCTGCCGCCCAGGCAGGTACTGTCACCGGCCTCAATGACGCCCGGCGGCGGGCGCGATCGAGCCGCGATGCTGCGCGGATCGCGAAGATCTCCGCGGATGCAGCGGCTGGCGCGGCTGCCGACCGCCGCACCCGAGCGCAGGGGTCGGTGGCCCAGACCCTGGAGGCGCTGCGTTCGGCGACCGATCAACGCCGACGGTTGGATTTGCGTCGGCAGACGGCCGCAAGGGCGCTCGCCGAGGCGAAGGCGAAGTCCGGGGATGCCGCAGGTCAGCAGCGGATCTATGACCAATACGTCGTCAGCGAACAGCAGACAGTGACGGTGCCTTCCTCGCAGCCGGCTCCTGCACCGGCGGCACCCCCGAACGCAAGCACACCCGTAGCGGCTCCTTCTGCGGCACCGGCAGTGTCGGCGCCCGGGGGGCCACCGTCGGCCGCGACCGCAGCGTCGTCGTTGCTCGGGCAACTGAGCAACCTGTTCGGGTTCACGCCGCAACCGCAGACCGCATCCCAGGTCCCGGCTCAAGCGGCAGCCCAGGTGCCTGCAATCCAGGCACCAGTAGCGCCTGTGTCAGTCGCGTCGATGTCGGGCAAGCAAATGATTGACACGGTCATTGCCCGGGGCCTGTCGGTGGTCGGCACCAGATATTCCTGGGGGGGTGGTGATATCAACGGCCCCACCGTCGGGGTCCGCGACGGCGGCGTTGCCGATACCTTCCGTGACTTCGAGAACCCGGGATTTGATTGCTCGGGCCTGACGCTGTTCGCATTTGCTGCCGTCGGCATCAAGCTCCCGCACTACAGCGGCTACCAGTACAACATCGGCAAGAAGGTTCCGCTCGCTGAGATCAAGCGGGGTGACCTGATCTTCTTCGGCCCGAATGCGAGCCAGCACGAAGCGCTCTATCTGGGTGACAACCAGATGCTTGAGGCACCCGAGTCCGGATCGACGGTCAAAGTATCGCCGCTGCGCACCGACGGCGCGATGCCCTACGTGGTCCGGCTGATCAATTCGTAG
- a CDS encoding L,D-transpeptidase: MVLQRRTLLARTATGIGAVAITSACGAERGAVPLSGSSSSPKPSGAVPLIELAPADGAAEVTPRTPVTVRVVGTGALAEVTLTNEAGRAVAGTLDAPRKSWSAGEPLGFGRTYRLRAVAVDEAGRRTERQSTFTTLAPQAQATMELATTAGTPVGEGRTYGVGLVLVAKFDTDIADRAEAERRMKVTCTPAVEGAWCWVSNTEAHWRPEKYHTPGTQITVDAALYGVRLGERLYGAEDVRASATIGASHVSIADDATKTVTVYDGGNLVRTMPTSMGMGGSEIINGNTISFWTQRGIYTVMDKANPVVMDSSTYGLPINSRLGYKQTINYATRISTDGIYLHQLDSSVWAQGNTNTSHGCLNLNGDNARWFFDFSVPGDIVEIRNTGGAPLEQWQNGDWSVPWQQWTKASALASSEGR; encoded by the coding sequence ATGGTTCTGCAACGGCGAACTCTGCTGGCGCGGACGGCAACCGGAATCGGAGCCGTCGCGATCACGTCCGCCTGCGGTGCCGAGCGGGGCGCGGTGCCGCTGAGCGGATCCTCGTCCTCACCGAAACCGTCGGGCGCCGTGCCACTGATCGAGCTGGCGCCGGCCGACGGCGCCGCGGAGGTCACACCCCGCACACCGGTCACTGTGCGTGTCGTGGGCACCGGCGCCCTCGCCGAAGTCACGCTCACCAACGAGGCGGGACGCGCCGTTGCCGGCACGTTGGACGCACCGCGCAAATCCTGGTCGGCCGGTGAGCCCCTTGGATTCGGCCGCACCTACCGCTTGCGAGCGGTCGCGGTCGATGAGGCAGGACGCCGGACCGAACGGCAGAGCACGTTCACCACTCTCGCGCCACAGGCGCAGGCGACGATGGAGCTGGCAACGACGGCGGGCACCCCGGTCGGCGAAGGGCGGACCTACGGTGTGGGGCTGGTGCTGGTGGCGAAGTTCGACACCGACATCGCAGACCGCGCCGAGGCAGAACGTCGTATGAAAGTCACCTGTACACCCGCGGTCGAGGGAGCGTGGTGCTGGGTCTCGAATACCGAAGCGCATTGGCGACCTGAGAAATACCACACGCCGGGCACTCAGATCACCGTGGACGCCGCGCTATACGGTGTCCGCCTGGGCGAGCGCCTCTACGGCGCCGAGGACGTGCGTGCCAGTGCGACCATCGGCGCCTCGCATGTCTCGATCGCCGACGACGCGACCAAGACGGTCACCGTCTACGACGGCGGTAATCTCGTCCGTACGATGCCCACCTCCATGGGCATGGGCGGCAGCGAGATCATCAACGGCAACACCATCAGCTTCTGGACCCAACGGGGCATCTACACCGTGATGGACAAGGCGAACCCGGTGGTGATGGACTCGTCCACCTACGGGCTACCGATCAACTCGCGCTTGGGGTACAAACAGACGATCAACTACGCGACACGGATCAGCACAGACGGTATCTACCTGCACCAACTCGACAGTTCTGTGTGGGCGCAGGGCAACACGAACACTTCCCACGGGTGCCTCAACCTCAACGGTGACAACGCTCGATGGTTCTTCGACTTCTCGGTCCCCGGCGACATCGTCGAAATCCGCAACACTGGCGGCGCACCTCTCGAGCAATGGCAGAACGGTGACTGGAGTGTGCCCTGGCAGCAGTGGACCAAAGCCAGCGCCCTGGCGTCGTCGGAAGGCCGCTGA
- a CDS encoding YybH family protein, giving the protein MQHTIPEGEVFAAADRIIEAFAATNTEGYFAGFHPAATFVFHTEPRTLADRAEYERLWAGWVDSGWRVLSCESTERVVTAVGATAVFSHAVRTMTQDGDGTRTETRERESIVFAATPDGALVAVHEHLSAA; this is encoded by the coding sequence ATGCAGCACACGATCCCCGAGGGCGAGGTGTTCGCGGCGGCAGATCGCATCATCGAGGCCTTCGCCGCGACGAACACCGAGGGCTACTTCGCGGGCTTCCACCCGGCGGCGACCTTCGTCTTCCACACCGAGCCCCGGACGCTCGCCGACCGCGCCGAGTACGAGCGGCTCTGGGCGGGCTGGGTCGACTCCGGCTGGCGCGTGCTCTCGTGCGAGAGCACCGAGCGCGTCGTGACGGCAGTCGGCGCCACCGCCGTCTTCAGCCACGCGGTGCGCACCATGACGCAGGACGGCGACGGCACCCGCACCGAGACGCGCGAGCGGGAGTCGATCGTCTTCGCCGCGACGCCCGACGGTGCTCTCGTCGCCGTCCACGAGCATCTCTCGGCCGCCTGA
- a CDS encoding DinB family protein, producing MRGVVRYVDEDLRGAEFRECDLSGARFVGAVMQDATIDGLVSGLVVNGVDVTGYVEAELDRRYPVRALIRSADPAELRRAAAALHADWAATIERIRRAPGVERRTVNGEWSAVQTLRHLVFVHDSWFRRCCLGAVATFTPLGLGPDVAPYRGAHGLDLAADPSLDEVVDVRAAQAAELESWLERAVPEGLAAPAPVPDDDVWPPYARGRSVGQCLCTVLTETFEHHRYCARDLDAIESSPG from the coding sequence ATGCGAGGTGTGGTCCGGTACGTCGACGAGGATCTGCGCGGGGCGGAGTTCCGCGAGTGCGACCTGTCCGGGGCGCGGTTCGTCGGGGCGGTGATGCAGGATGCGACGATCGACGGCCTCGTCTCCGGTCTGGTCGTGAACGGCGTGGACGTGACCGGGTACGTGGAGGCCGAGCTCGACCGGCGGTATCCCGTCCGCGCGCTGATCCGCTCGGCGGATCCCGCCGAGCTGCGCCGCGCGGCGGCCGCCCTCCACGCGGACTGGGCCGCGACGATCGAGCGGATCCGTCGCGCTCCGGGCGTCGAGCGCCGCACCGTGAACGGCGAATGGTCCGCGGTGCAGACCCTGCGGCACCTCGTCTTCGTCCACGACTCCTGGTTCCGGCGCTGCTGCCTCGGCGCGGTCGCGACCTTCACGCCACTGGGGCTCGGCCCGGACGTCGCGCCCTATCGCGGGGCGCACGGCCTGGACCTCGCCGCCGATCCGTCCCTCGACGAGGTCGTCGACGTCCGCGCCGCGCAGGCCGCCGAGCTGGAGTCCTGGCTCGAGCGGGCCGTACCGGAGGGGCTCGCGGCGCCGGCGCCCGTGCCCGACGACGACGTCTGGCCGCCGTACGCGCGGGGCCGCTCGGTGGGGCAGTGCCTGTGCACCGTGCTCACCGAGACCTTCGAGCACCACCGTTACTGCGCCCGTGACCTCGACGCGATCGAGTCCTCTCCGGGCTGA
- a CDS encoding TlpA family protein disulfide reductase, translated as MSVALPPGPDECASTPPWHRRHRYALALIAIAAALLLIAVSTAHSHTEKPGDHDTASTGTRTGTEAPLQASSARGVPKPQCGGTKSVSARSVGPLADLSEPCLTTPDVINLGQLTAGRTTLLNFWASWCGTCREEMPILSRYAQRPEAVQVLGINVRDVESYARTFATDLALAYPSIIDADGAVARTLQIPPLLPLSFLVRPDGSVQRIVDPLVFRSVQDIEDAVARAQPSLPGK; from the coding sequence ATGAGCGTCGCCCTTCCCCCCGGACCCGACGAGTGCGCCTCAACCCCGCCGTGGCATCGCCGGCACCGGTACGCACTGGCCCTTATTGCGATCGCTGCCGCGCTGCTGCTCATCGCCGTCTCGACCGCGCATTCGCACACGGAAAAACCAGGAGACCACGATACCGCCTCCACCGGCACCCGCACTGGAACCGAGGCCCCACTCCAGGCCAGCTCAGCCCGCGGTGTACCTAAACCGCAGTGCGGCGGAACGAAATCGGTATCAGCCCGATCCGTTGGGCCCCTGGCAGATCTGTCCGAGCCCTGCCTCACTACCCCCGATGTGATCAACCTCGGACAACTCACCGCAGGCAGAACCACTTTGCTCAACTTCTGGGCGTCCTGGTGCGGGACGTGTCGCGAAGAAATGCCGATCCTCTCGCGCTATGCCCAACGCCCCGAAGCAGTCCAGGTACTCGGGATCAACGTCCGCGACGTCGAGAGTTACGCTCGTACCTTCGCCACCGATCTCGCCCTCGCGTACCCGAGCATCATCGACGCGGACGGCGCGGTCGCGAGGACACTGCAGATCCCGCCCCTGCTGCCGCTGTCCTTTCTCGTCCGCCCCGACGGCTCCGTGCAGCGGATCGTGGACCCGCTGGTCTTCCGATCAGTACAGGACATCGAGGACGCTGTTGCTAGGGCGCAACCCTCGCTTCCGGGCAAGTGA
- the istB gene encoding IS21-like element helper ATPase IstB, whose product MTATANKNQTNALAPSLRRRGGLTEEAALAAVDQACRRLRLPTVRSMIDQHLTAAAKQQLSYQGFLAELLLAEVDDRDRRSTVRRVKAAGFPREKWLADFDFDANPDIEPATIHQLATGDWIRHGLPLCLIGDSGTGKSHLLIGLGTAAAEQGFRVRYTLATKLVNELVEAADEKQLAKTINRYGRVDLLIIDELGYMELDRRGAELLFQVLTEREEKNSVAIASNQSFSGWTDTFTDPRLCAAIVDRLTYRGTIIETGTHSYRLAHTEAAATAG is encoded by the coding sequence ATGACCGCAACCGCCAATAAGAACCAGACGAATGCGCTGGCCCCGTCGTTGCGCCGCCGGGGCGGCCTCACCGAAGAAGCCGCCCTCGCCGCCGTTGACCAGGCCTGCCGGCGCCTACGCCTGCCGACAGTGCGGTCGATGATCGACCAGCACCTCACCGCCGCCGCCAAGCAGCAATTGTCCTACCAGGGGTTCCTCGCCGAACTCCTGCTCGCCGAAGTCGACGACCGGGACCGCCGCTCCACTGTTCGCCGCGTCAAAGCCGCGGGGTTCCCGCGGGAGAAGTGGCTGGCGGACTTCGACTTCGACGCCAACCCCGACATCGAACCCGCCACCATCCACCAGCTCGCCACCGGCGACTGGATCCGCCACGGACTGCCGCTCTGCCTCATCGGCGACTCCGGAACCGGCAAATCCCATCTGCTGATCGGATTGGGAACCGCTGCCGCCGAGCAAGGCTTTAGAGTCCGCTACACCCTCGCCACCAAACTAGTGAACGAGCTGGTCGAGGCCGCTGACGAGAAGCAGCTCGCGAAGACCATCAACCGCTACGGCCGCGTTGACCTGCTCATCATCGACGAGCTCGGCTACATGGAACTCGATCGCCGCGGCGCCGAACTGCTCTTCCAAGTCCTCACCGAACGCGAAGAGAAGAACAGCGTCGCGATCGCTTCCAACCAGTCCTTCTCCGGCTGGACTGACACCTTCACCGACCCACGACTCTGCGCCGCGATCGTCGACCGGCTCACCTACCGCGGCACCATCATCGAAACCGGCACTCACAGCTACCGCCTGGCTCACACCGAAGCAGCAGCTACCGCGGGCTAA
- a CDS encoding prolipoprotein diacylglyceryl transferase family protein has protein sequence MTESVGAPVRHDAVQASERISTITGPVGGCDPVNEAEPQGLSATYVLDAVSAPGALRMQYEGLRIGAEADDTQGRFTCQRDVSLAAARGRPVAVTERLSGIPAGEWDIRVRAAWTPAATQAGELAGEMKLPDQQMRVRTVFAPLAHGPAVAAWCWPLLVGLGAVVAVALMAVNVSLAGGSAFAAVGISGVACAVGFLGARLWFLAIHRMPLRKLLSSGACIQGFNAAAAVVLVMGAPAIGLSWGAVLDSAAPALLAGMAVGRPGCWLTGCCAGKVTVSRWSLWSSDRRVAASRYPVQLFEAAACGTLAIGAEFLFLGVRHSGAIFVIGLAAYALVRQVLFPLRSDPHTRWGRTAVAAGATAAIAVAIWVMTL, from the coding sequence GTGACCGAATCCGTCGGCGCGCCGGTGCGGCATGACGCGGTGCAGGCGTCGGAGAGGATCTCGACGATCACCGGTCCGGTGGGCGGTTGCGACCCAGTGAACGAAGCGGAGCCACAAGGACTGTCCGCTACGTACGTGCTAGACGCGGTCAGCGCTCCCGGTGCGCTCCGGATGCAGTACGAGGGCCTACGGATCGGCGCCGAGGCCGACGATACGCAAGGGCGATTCACCTGCCAGCGCGATGTCAGTCTCGCGGCGGCCCGCGGGCGGCCGGTCGCTGTGACCGAGCGGCTATCGGGGATCCCGGCAGGCGAGTGGGATATTCGGGTGCGAGCAGCGTGGACACCGGCTGCGACGCAGGCGGGCGAGCTGGCGGGCGAGATGAAGCTTCCGGACCAGCAGATGCGGGTCCGGACGGTGTTCGCGCCTCTGGCACACGGGCCCGCGGTGGCAGCGTGGTGTTGGCCGCTGCTGGTGGGGCTCGGCGCTGTCGTCGCGGTCGCGCTCATGGCAGTGAACGTCTCCCTCGCTGGCGGCTCTGCATTCGCGGCGGTGGGGATCAGCGGTGTGGCCTGTGCTGTGGGGTTTCTCGGCGCGCGGTTGTGGTTCTTGGCAATCCATCGGATGCCGCTACGGAAGCTGCTGTCCTCCGGAGCCTGCATTCAGGGGTTCAACGCCGCTGCCGCGGTGGTCTTGGTGATGGGGGCGCCGGCGATCGGACTGTCATGGGGCGCGGTGCTCGATTCTGCTGCCCCGGCACTGCTCGCAGGGATGGCCGTCGGGAGGCCGGGGTGTTGGCTGACCGGCTGTTGCGCTGGAAAGGTCACCGTGTCGCGGTGGTCACTGTGGTCATCGGATCGGAGGGTGGCCGCTTCACGCTATCCGGTGCAGCTGTTTGAAGCTGCGGCGTGCGGGACGCTGGCGATAGGGGCCGAATTCCTGTTCCTGGGCGTCCGGCACTCGGGAGCGATCTTCGTGATCGGACTCGCTGCCTACGCGCTGGTCCGGCAGGTGCTGTTTCCGCTGCGCTCCGACCCGCACACTCGGTGGGGGCGTACCGCAGTCGCAGCAGGTGCTACGGCCGCGATCGCGGTGGCGATATGGGTGATGACGTTGTGA
- a CDS encoding Lrp/AsnC family transcriptional regulator, with product MDEVDRALVALLGEDGRMSHRELAAAAGVTRATVAARMRRLLDSGAFTVQGVVHPSVLGRGSVCYARIEVDGAAAPVAEAVAALPEVVYVSITTGRFAVAAEIRTGSGDAVDAVLARLRGLPAVARAETLAYREVLRDAVGPVGAASVHLDATDVALLQVLERDGRASYVRLAAAAGVSAAAARRRVLRLVEGSVVRIGPIVSRGSEHAIGMGIHVRGSARDAAQDVAAIGGVSFLARTVGSFDLLATVRGPSASALAATVDAVRSRPAVGGVETWSHLRFVKESYASLGDGASPR from the coding sequence GTGGACGAGGTCGACCGGGCCCTGGTGGCACTGCTCGGCGAGGACGGCCGGATGAGCCACCGCGAGCTCGCCGCCGCCGCGGGCGTGACCCGCGCGACCGTCGCGGCACGCATGCGCCGGCTCCTCGATTCCGGGGCGTTCACCGTGCAGGGCGTCGTGCATCCGTCGGTCCTCGGGCGGGGCAGCGTCTGCTACGCCCGCATCGAGGTCGACGGTGCCGCCGCGCCCGTCGCGGAGGCGGTCGCCGCCCTCCCGGAGGTGGTCTACGTGTCGATCACCACCGGCCGGTTCGCCGTGGCCGCCGAGATCCGCACCGGGTCGGGCGATGCCGTGGACGCCGTCCTGGCCCGCCTCCGTGGCCTCCCCGCCGTGGCGCGGGCCGAGACCCTGGCGTACCGCGAGGTGCTCCGCGACGCCGTCGGCCCCGTCGGCGCGGCCTCGGTGCACCTCGACGCGACCGACGTCGCGCTCCTGCAGGTCCTCGAGCGCGACGGCCGGGCGTCGTACGTGCGGCTCGCCGCAGCGGCCGGGGTCTCGGCGGCCGCGGCGCGGCGCCGGGTCCTCCGCCTGGTCGAGGGCTCCGTGGTGCGGATCGGCCCGATCGTGAGCCGCGGCTCGGAGCATGCGATCGGCATGGGGATCCACGTCCGCGGGTCCGCCCGCGACGCCGCGCAGGACGTCGCGGCCATCGGCGGGGTGAGCTTCCTCGCCCGCACCGTCGGCTCCTTCGACCTCCTCGCGACGGTCCGCGGACCGTCGGCGTCGGCTCTCGCGGCGACGGTCGACGCGGTGCGGTCCCGGCCGGCGGTCGGCGGCGTGGAGACGTGGTCGCACCTGCGGTTCGTCAAGGAGTCGTACGCGTCGCTGGGCGACGGTGCGTCGCCGCGATGA
- a CDS encoding M56 family metallopeptidase, giving the protein MTVFAALVVAAAAIAAAGPVLLTRAGRTRLDPVALLIGWVGALAMLGLLTALAIVALLLPLHADYSVTTAFGDCWSLAVHGTVPQGRRATGAALAALIAGSVVISGVRCVFVLARRRAVATLHCDRIRLVASPAAGDGRVWCLEHDAPLAFAIAAPRGGMVVISRGLQTLLAPSELAAVLAHEHAHLRGRHHLIVAITEVIGQVLRPIPLCRNAPSAVRELVEAIADGAAARRCGAATVHRALLQMASAQSVRQRSGTAGRGPTLAMATTATSARARRLQLPAASRSARVRHCGAVAAATALGSAATVALAALVVSAISCPAL; this is encoded by the coding sequence ATGACGGTGTTCGCGGCATTGGTCGTCGCGGCGGCTGCGATCGCGGCTGCCGGACCTGTGCTGCTCACCCGCGCGGGGCGTACGCGGCTCGATCCAGTTGCCCTGCTCATCGGCTGGGTGGGAGCGCTGGCAATGCTTGGACTGCTGACGGCGTTAGCGATCGTGGCACTGTTGCTGCCGCTGCACGCAGACTACTCGGTAACCACTGCGTTCGGAGACTGCTGGTCCCTGGCGGTCCATGGCACCGTGCCGCAGGGACGCCGGGCGACCGGCGCCGCACTAGCCGCGCTCATTGCGGGCTCCGTCGTGATCTCCGGCGTGCGCTGCGTCTTCGTCCTCGCGCGCCGGCGGGCGGTCGCGACGTTGCATTGCGACCGAATAAGGCTGGTGGCCAGTCCAGCCGCCGGGGACGGCCGAGTGTGGTGCCTCGAGCACGACGCCCCCTTGGCATTCGCCATCGCCGCACCCAGGGGCGGGATGGTGGTGATCTCCCGCGGCCTACAGACCTTGTTGGCACCCTCCGAGCTGGCGGCAGTGCTGGCACACGAGCACGCACACCTCCGCGGTCGCCACCACCTGATCGTTGCCATCACTGAGGTCATCGGGCAGGTCCTGCGCCCGATCCCGCTGTGCCGGAACGCCCCGAGCGCCGTGCGGGAATTGGTCGAGGCGATCGCTGACGGAGCAGCAGCACGCCGTTGCGGGGCGGCCACGGTACACCGGGCCCTGCTGCAGATGGCCTCCGCACAATCGGTGCGGCAGCGATCAGGGACAGCCGGGCGGGGCCCTACTCTGGCGATGGCGACCACCGCGACCTCGGCGCGGGCCCGCCGCCTACAGCTCCCCGCAGCGAGCCGCAGTGCTCGCGTGCGCCACTGCGGCGCGGTCGCCGCGGCCACCGCCCTGGGATCAGCCGCTACGGTGGCGCTTGCAGCCCTCGTCGTGTCCGCTATTTCCTGCCCAGCGCTCTAG
- a CDS encoding BlaI/MecI/CopY family transcriptional regulator, translated as MQVLWDSEHALKVQEVVDALDTGRALAYTTVMTVLDNLHRKQWVQREKVGKAYFYEPTLSRAEAATQALRDVLDASGDPEAVLLHFTESASDEESKVIRRALRRRSRQQ; from the coding sequence ATGCAAGTGCTCTGGGACAGTGAGCACGCCTTGAAGGTGCAGGAGGTGGTCGATGCCCTCGACACCGGGCGGGCACTGGCCTACACCACGGTGATGACGGTTCTAGACAACCTGCACCGCAAGCAGTGGGTCCAACGCGAGAAGGTCGGCAAGGCCTACTTCTACGAGCCGACACTCAGCCGCGCGGAGGCTGCGACCCAGGCGCTGCGTGACGTGCTGGATGCATCCGGCGATCCTGAGGCAGTGCTGCTGCACTTCACCGAGTCCGCGTCGGACGAGGAATCAAAGGTCATCCGGCGGGCACTACGCCGTCGGTCACGGCAGCAATAG
- a CDS encoding purine-cytosine permease family protein has product MLRYYRRLDAHLHAAADDGTPVRGELSGRRIFAIWLAANLVVTTMLTGTLFVPSVSLSNALVLILAGTVVGALVLVAVGNVGTRTGLPTMALTRASFGVRGSRIPVAANIAVLMGWSWVQAMLAGVTVDYVVEQQTGYSNPALFSVLCEVVVVALAVFGHTGIAKVEPILAVVILAIMAYLFVDMFGDGSARLNALPRDPEGLSGLGIFDIVVATAISWTVLSADINRFARSERGGVIGSGLGYVASTVAAMALGATAIAWLLANGKDAPPFDPTVIVAEFGVPLAGVVFFSVMATNSMAVYGMVTSLVNAEPGRIRFLPAALGLGVISIAGSAWLALLDKFTSFLTAIGIVFIPVFAIIVVDFYVLRRGRYAASPAEAGSRDYWYRGGWNPVAVAVWIVGVGFSSAVTYLWVSPIGATVPTFLVSAGLYWAASAAVRGRSATADLVAR; this is encoded by the coding sequence ATGCTGCGCTACTACCGCCGCCTCGACGCGCACCTGCACGCCGCCGCCGACGACGGCACGCCCGTGCGCGGGGAGCTCAGCGGCCGGCGGATCTTCGCGATCTGGCTCGCCGCCAACCTCGTGGTGACCACCATGCTGACCGGCACGCTGTTCGTACCGTCGGTCTCACTGAGCAACGCGCTGGTCCTGATCCTGGCCGGCACCGTGGTCGGGGCACTCGTCCTGGTCGCCGTCGGCAACGTGGGCACCCGCACGGGGCTCCCCACGATGGCCCTCACCCGCGCGTCGTTCGGGGTGCGCGGCAGCCGGATTCCGGTGGCCGCCAACATCGCCGTGCTCATGGGGTGGAGCTGGGTCCAGGCGATGCTCGCCGGCGTCACCGTCGACTACGTGGTCGAGCAGCAGACCGGGTACTCGAATCCGGCCCTGTTCTCGGTGCTGTGCGAGGTGGTCGTCGTGGCGCTCGCCGTCTTCGGCCACACCGGCATCGCCAAGGTGGAACCGATTCTGGCCGTGGTGATCCTGGCGATCATGGCCTACCTGTTCGTCGACATGTTCGGCGACGGTTCCGCCCGCCTGAACGCCCTGCCCCGCGACCCCGAGGGTCTCAGCGGCCTCGGCATCTTCGACATCGTCGTCGCCACCGCGATCTCGTGGACGGTGCTCTCGGCCGATATCAACCGCTTCGCGCGCAGCGAGCGCGGTGGCGTGATCGGCTCCGGGCTCGGCTACGTCGCTTCGACGGTGGCCGCAATGGCGCTGGGCGCCACAGCGATCGCGTGGCTGCTCGCGAACGGCAAGGACGCCCCGCCCTTCGATCCGACGGTGATCGTGGCGGAGTTCGGCGTGCCCCTCGCCGGCGTCGTGTTCTTCTCCGTCATGGCGACCAACTCGATGGCGGTGTACGGCATGGTCACCTCGCTGGTGAACGCCGAGCCCGGCCGCATCCGATTCCTACCCGCCGCACTGGGACTCGGCGTGATCTCCATCGCGGGATCGGCGTGGCTGGCGCTGCTGGACAAGTTCACGTCGTTCCTCACGGCGATCGGGATCGTCTTCATCCCCGTCTTCGCGATCATCGTCGTGGACTTCTACGTGCTGCGACGCGGCCGGTACGCCGCGTCGCCGGCAGAGGCCGGTTCGCGCGACTACTGGTACCGCGGCGGGTGGAACCCGGTGGCGGTGGCGGTGTGGATCGTGGGCGTGGGTTTCTCGTCCGCCGTCACGTACCTGTGGGTGAGCCCGATCGGCGCCACGGTTCCGACCTTCCTCGTGAGCGCGGGCCTGTACTGGGCCGCGAGCGCCGCCGTCCGGGGCCGGTCCGCGACGGCGGATCTCGTCGCGCGCTAG